One window from the genome of Cryptomeria japonica chromosome 6, Sugi_1.0, whole genome shotgun sequence encodes:
- the LOC131060712 gene encoding 14-3-3-like protein, translating to MSPVESSRDESVYMAKLAEQAERYEEMVEEMEKVAKTVDVEELTVEERNLLSVAYKNVIGARRASWRIISSIEQKEESRGNEDHVTMIRDYRAKVEAELTKICDGILRLLDTHLIPSSTSGESKVFYLKMKGDYHRYLAEFKTGAERKEAAENTLLAYKAAQDIALAELASTHPIRLGLALNFSVFYYEILNSPDRACALAKQAFDEAIAELDTLGEESYKDSTLIMQLLRDNLTLWTSDLQDEVGVDEIKEAPKKEGGDSH from the exons ATGTCACCTGTAGAGTCTTCTCGTGATGAAAGCGTCTACATGGCCAAGCTTGCTGAGCAGGCTGAGCGCTATGAGGAGATGGTTGAGGAGATGGAAAAGGTAGCGAAGACAGTAGATGTGGAGGAACTGACTGTTGAGGAGAGGAATCTTCTCTCAGTGGCTTACAAAAATGTTATTGGAGCTCGCAGGGCTTCTTGGAGGATAATTTCCTCCATTGAACAGAAGGAAGAGAGCAGAGGCAATGAAGACCATGTTACAATGATAAGAGATTACAGAGCCAAGGTTGAGGCTGAGCTTACTAAAATCTGTGATGGCATTTTGCGCCTCCTTGATACGCATCTTATACCATCATCCACATCTGGTGAGTCCAAGGTGTTTTACCTTAAGATGAAGGGTGATTACCACCGATATCTTGCAGAATTCAAAACAGGTGCAGAGAGGAAGGAAGCTGCTGAAAACACTTTGCTTGCTTATAAGGCAGCCCAA GATATCGCACTGGCAGAGTTGGCATCAACTCATCCAATTAGGCTTGGGCTGGCCCTTAACTTTTCTGTTTTCTACTATGAAATTTTGAATTCACCTGATCGTGCCTGTGCACTTGCAAAACAG GCATTTGATGAGGCAATTGCAGAACTTGATACTTTAGGTGAAGAATCGTACAAGGATAGTACCTTGATCATGCAGCTACTTCGTGATAACTTAACTTTATGGACTTCGGACTTGCAG GATGAGGTTGGAGTAGATGAAATCAAGGAAGCGCCAAAGAAGGAAGGGGGGGATAGCCATTGA